The following are encoded in a window of Candidatus Rokuibacteriota bacterium genomic DNA:
- a CDS encoding TraR/DksA family transcriptional regulator: protein MTAGKGQLDADRSSEFRGLLREARHQLLRTVVVTDGELASLSDHEPGSLVEDSARGIMADLLARLEGRERHELDEIQAAQARLETGSFGVCEDCGGAIPLPRLRAVPWARHCLGCQTRDERPRDVRS from the coding sequence ATGACGGCAGGCAAGGGACAGCTGGACGCGGACAGGAGCAGCGAGTTCCGTGGGCTGCTGCGCGAGGCGCGCCACCAGCTGCTTCGCACCGTGGTGGTGACGGACGGCGAGCTCGCCTCGCTGTCGGACCACGAACCCGGCTCGCTCGTGGAGGACTCGGCGCGGGGCATCATGGCGGACCTGCTGGCGCGGCTCGAAGGTCGCGAGCGCCATGAGCTCGACGAGATCCAGGCCGCGCAGGCGCGGCTCGAGACGGGCAGCTTCGGCGTGTGCGAGGACTGCGGCGGCGCCATCCCGCTGCCGCGGCTGCGGGCGGTGCCCTGGGCGCGTCACTGTCTCGGCTGCCAGACCAGGGACGAGCGGCCCAGAGACGTGCGCTCATGA